The Panicum hallii strain FIL2 chromosome 5, PHallii_v3.1, whole genome shotgun sequence genome contains the following window.
TATGTGTGTGTTTATCTCTTTTGTTTCTGAAAATGCAAGCCTAGTAGAATTGTCCATGCACATGTCCTTGTTTCATCTGCAATTAGCTAGAGCCTAGATGAGTACAGGGACTGCAGTGCCATAATATGCAGCTAAGTGGGCTCATCATCCCTATTCAATGCAGAATGTTTATGAAAGGTTGAGTATATGGAGGCTGATCACCTCGTTGTTTGCTTTCTCGTCGACCCCTGAGCTGATATTTGGAGCCGCGCTGCTGTACTACTTTAGGGTGTTCGAAAGGCAAATAGGTTCTAACAAGTATGCTGTAAGTAATTTTGTGCTCAAGGCATTTGACATGCAGTTTATCGATCATCATTTACTTATGCTGATGTCGTGAACATATAGGTCTTCATCGTATTCTCAACCATGGTGTCTGTGCTGCTTCAAATCCTTGCTTTAGGTTACCTGAAAGGTACACCTTTTGTCAGTGCTTTGTAATACATACCTCTGTTAAATCCTGCTTGAACTATTGCCAAATTTCACCTACTTTATTTCAGCTTACCATGTCCATAGCCATCAAACAAGAAATCCATATCCTTTAGTTGTCAAGACTTGTCTAGGAGCAAAATGGAAGGCACATTTGTAGTAGAGTTCTTAGTCCTGCACCATGTAAATTGCTTTTGCATATTCTAACTGGGGAAACTAAACCGTCCattaaaaaagaaaaatacaTTGTGCATATTCTATTGTAAATTTAGAGAACAAGGTAGCAAAGGGAATGAACTGTATTAACTATACTTATTATTTTTTACTTGTGCTTGTCGTCATTCCTTTTTCTTGTTTCACAATACAAACTTCACTTTTTTATATATTCTATATAGTTTTTGTGTGACAAGTTAGTGTCTGAATTGCAGATCCTTCTATAAATCCTCTGACGTCAGGACCATATGGCCTCATTTTTGCATCTTATGTGCCATTCTTCTTTGACATTCCGGTCTCAATGAGGTTTCGCATATTTGGACTAAGCTTAAGTGATAAGTCATTTGTATATTTGGCTGGACTCCAGGTTCAGTTCTAAAATACCTTTGCCTTCCCTTGTTTCGAATCTTCCTTTATATTACAACTTTACATATTTCATCTCTATCATCAGCTTCTTTGCTCATCTGGAAGATGTTCTGTTGTACCTGGAGTTTCTGGCATACTAGCTGGCCTTTTGTATCGCCTGAATACATTTGGCATCCGCAGGTTGAAGGTAATGCTTTCAAGATCCTTTCTGAAATGTGATGAGCGATAGAGCACTCTTAACGGCTAACACGATTGCATTTTCTCTAATAGTTCCCAGAGTTTGTAACATCACTCTTCTCGCGGGTATCGTGGCCCTATTCTAGCAATCCTTATCAAGGGTTGCCCACTACAGAAAATGATGCAAACATTTCTTCTCACCAGGTACATCAAACTCAGGCAAGTATTATTGCTACAACCCTTATATCTGATAGATGTTGCAATATATTGAAGTTTCTGGGAGATCAGCAGATTTTAGGTACTAAATCAGGAGGCCCTCCAGAACCATAAGTAGCACATGATTTACATGATTTACAACACTTGAGTGGTGTCTTGATTATTTATGCCTGACTATGTTTGTTATactttattttgaaaatggATAATAAAACAAATAAGTTTGATACCTAGGATGCGAGCACCTTACCCAAAGATGTTAATCTCCAATTGATCCCATTTTATAGGTCAGTGTCCATTGTTCGTTGTGTTTGACTCTACTATGTAGGTTTAACACAATAGATTCTTCTGCTTCTGATCACTGTGTTTCATTCAGGATGCGCACGCAGCTACCCAAGACCCCACAGAGTCCTCTATTGCCGCGCTCGCAGCTACCCAAGACCCCACAGAGTCCTCTATTGCCGCGCTCGTGTCCATGGGTTTCGATCGTAGCTCTGCAGTTCAGGCGCTTGTAATGACAAACTATGATGTCAATTTGGCCTCGAACATTCTGCTTGAAGCACAAGCTCTGCAGCAATGATACCCTGTAGTCAAAAGATAGACGCTCTGTACATTAATGGATGTGAAGTGTTTCATTCATTCTTCTGTACCAGATTTTATATCTGGATTTTTTGTACACAAACAAACCATTGTACAACACAGAATTAGAAGAACGAAGCACAATGAATACATAAGCTCTCTATTTGCTTGCTCAGATACTCTATTTGTGAATTGTTGTATTAAATGCCGAATGTGTCTTGCATTTCCCAGCCATGTCATCCCATTTTTCCCATTCCATATGTCAGCACTCTACACGACACTGGCAAAGTGGATGCCAGGGACGAAAGGAGCAAGGACTAACCAGGCAGACCACCTTTGTGTCAAGGAAATTAAAATTACAAACGAGGGGTTTGGAAGACAACGAAGAATCGAGATGGAAAAGCGGCAGGGGTGGCTTATCATATAACTGTACCGTTGCTTCACCTTATCAGCAGGTTAGTCTCCCCTCAAGGAAATTCGAGACATGTTGAATCGAGATGAAAAAGGGATAGTGGTAACTTATCATGAAACTGTCCGTTGCTTTACCTTTCAAAGCTTGTAAGGGGTTTAATCACCTTTTAGTTCCCTCCGGTCCTATGCAAACCCCATCAAACCGAACAAGTAATTCTAGAAAGCAGTCAGGTCATTATAGAACATAAACCTCACTGCATAGAAGTATCAACACGAAAGGCTCAAATTTACCAGAAACCTCAAACGCAGAGCATACTAGCAGCATAAGTGATACAGTACCAAAAGCAAGATTCCATAGCACAAGGAAAATACAAGCATCAACTGCGACGGAGGATGGTACGCTAGCAGTAATAACATGGCAACAACGGAAGGAACACAACCCATCGAAATCTGCCTGCCCTAGAAGGGTAGAGAACCACCAAGCCTCATGGGTCTCAGGTCTCACATGTCGTCCGGGTGcatctcctcctcctcatcctcatACTCACCCTCCTCATCAGCGGTCGCATCCTGGTACTGCTGATACTCCGACACGAGGTCATTCATGTTGCTCTCAGCCTCAGTGAACTCCATCTCATCCATGCCCTCGCCTGTGTACCAGTGCAAGAAAGCCTTCCTCCTGAACATGGCCGTGAACTGCTCGCTCACCCTCCGGAACATCTCCTGGATGGAGGTCGAGTTGCCAATGAAGGTGGATGCCATGGACAGGCCCCTCGGTGGGATGTCACACACACTGGACTTCACGTTGTTGGGGATCCACTCCACGAAGTAGGATGAGTTCTTGTTCTGGACGTTGATCATCTGCTCATCGACCTCCTTGGTGCTCATCTTCCCACGGAACATGGCTGAGGCGGTGAGGTAACGCCCGTGGCGAGGGTCAGCAGCACACATCATGTTCTTGGCATCCCACATCTGCTGTGTGAGCTCAGGGACAGTGAGGGCACGGTACTGCTGGGAGCCACGGGATGTCAGCGGGGCGAAGCCAACCATGAAGAAGTGGAGACGGGGGAAGGGGATCAGGTTGACAGCCAGCTTCCGGAGATCGGAGTTAAGCTGACCAGGGAACCTAAGGCAGCATGTGACCCCGCTCATGGTGGCAGAGATCAAATGGTTCAAGTCCCCAACTGCAGAAATTAGAAAACATAAAACAATATGTTATCAGTTATCACACAGACAATACACTAGAACAAGAATGTGTACAGCTGCAGTACTGAACAGATAAAACTGTGAAAGATTCAAGCTCCTTACAGCTAGGTGTGGTGAGCTTGAGAGTCCTGAAGCAAATGTCGTAGAGGGCCTCATTGTCAAGAACCATGCACTCATCAGCATTCTCA
Protein-coding sequences here:
- the LOC112892254 gene encoding rhomboid-like protein 20 isoform X6, which codes for MNGGLPGFHNAPASRAVVVAAALFSVPFGFRGRFLDLGLSYQNVYERLSIWRLITSLFAFSSTPELIFGAALLYYFRVFERQIGSNKYAVFIVFSTMVSVLLQILALGYLKDPSINPLTSGPYGLIFASYVPFFFDIPVSMRFRIFGLSLSDKSFVYLAGLQLLCSSGRCSVVPGVSGILAGLLYRLNTFGIRRLKFPEFVTSLFSRVSWPYSSNPYQGLPTTENDANISSHQVHQTQDASTLPKDVNLQLIPFYRMRTQLPKTPQSPLLPRSCPWVSIVALQFRRL
- the LOC112892254 gene encoding rhomboid-like protein 20 isoform X2; the encoded protein is MNGGLPGFHNAPASRAVVVAAALFSVPFGFRGRFLDLGLSYQNVYERLSIWRLITSLFAFSSTPELIFGAALLYYFRVFERQIGSNKYAVFIVFSTMVSVLLQILALGYLKDPSINPLTSGPYGLIFASYVPFFFDIPVSMRFRIFGLSLSDKSFVYLAGLQLLCSSGRCSVVPGVSGILAGLLYRLNTFGIRRLKFPEFVTSLFSRVSWPYSSNPYQGLPTTENDANISSHQVHQTQDASTLPKDVNLQLIPFYRMRTQLPKTPQSPLLPRSQLPKTPQSPLLPRSCPWVSIVALQFRRL
- the LOC112892254 gene encoding rhomboid-like protein 20 isoform X1 — encoded protein: MNGGLPGFHNAPASRAVVVAAALFSVPFGFRGRFLDLGLSYQNVYERLSIWRLITSLFAFSSTPELIFGAALLYYFRVFERQIGSNKYAVFIVFSTMVSVLLQILALGYLKDPSINPLTSGPYGLIFASYVPFFFDIPVSMRFRIFGLSLSDKSFVYLAGLQLLCSSGRCSVVPGVSGILAGLLYRLNTFGIRRLKFPEFVTSLFSRVSWPYSSNPYQGLPTTENDANISSHQVHQTQDAHAATQDPTESSIAALAATQDPTESSIAALVSMGFDRSSAVQALVMTNYDVNLASNILLEAQALQQ
- the LOC112892254 gene encoding rhomboid-like protein 20 isoform X5, which gives rise to MNGGLPGFHNAPASRAVVVAAALFSVPFGFRGRFLDLGLSYQNVYERLSIWRLITSLFAFSSTPELIFGAALLYYFRVFERQIGSNKYAVFIVFSTMVSVLLQILALGYLKDPSINPLTSGPYGLIFASYVPFFFDIPVSMRFRIFGLSLSDKSFVYLAGLQLLCSSGRCSVVPGVSGILAGLLYRLNTFGIRRLKFPEFVTSLFSRVSWPYSSNPYQGLPTTENDANISSHQVHQTQDAHAATQDPTESSIAALVSMGFDRSSAVQALVMTNYDVNLASNILLEAQALQQ
- the LOC112892254 gene encoding rhomboid-like protein 20 isoform X4, translated to MNGGLPGFHNAPASRAVVVAAALFSVPFGFRGRFLDLGLSYQNVYERLSIWRLITSLFAFSSTPELIFGAALLYYFRVFERQIGSNKYAVFIVFSTMVSVLLQILALGYLKDPSINPLTSGPYGLIFASYVPFFFDIPVSMRFRIFGLSLSDKSFVYLAGLQLLCSSGRCSVVPGVSGILAGLLYRLNTFGIRRLKFPEFVTSLFSRVSWPYSSNPYQGLPTTENDANISSHQDASTLPKDVNLQLIPFYRMRTQLPKTPQSPLLPRSQLPKTPQSPLLPRSCPWVSIVALQFRRL
- the LOC112892254 gene encoding rhomboid-like protein 20 isoform X8, translating into MNGGLPGFHNAPASRAVVVAAALFSVPFGFRGRFLDLGLSYQNVYERLSIWRLITSLFAFSSTPELIFGAALLYYFRVFERQIGSNKYAVFIVFSTMVSVLLQILALGYLKDPSINPLTSGPYGLIFASYVPFFFDIPVSMRFRIFGLSLSDKSFVYLAGLQLLCSSGRCSVVPGVSGILAGLLYRLNTFGIRRLKFPEFVTSLFSRVSWPYSSNPYQGLPTTENDANISSHQDASTLPKDVNLQLIPFYRMRTQLPKTPQSPLLPRSCPWVSIVALQFRRL
- the LOC112892254 gene encoding rhomboid-like protein 20 isoform X3, which gives rise to MNGGLPGFHNAPASRAVVVAAALFSVPFGFRGRFLDLGLSYQNVYERLSIWRLITSLFAFSSTPELIFGAALLYYFRVFERQIGSNKYAVFIVFSTMVSVLLQILALGYLKDPSINPLTSGPYGLIFASYVPFFFDIPVSMRFRIFGLSLSDKSFVYLAGLQLLCSSGRCSVVPGVSGILAGLLYRLNTFGIRRLKFPEFVTSLFSRVSWPYSSNPYQGLPTTENDANISSHQDAHAATQDPTESSIAALAATQDPTESSIAALVSMGFDRSSAVQALVMTNYDVNLASNILLEAQALQQ
- the LOC112892254 gene encoding rhomboid-like protein 20 isoform X7, which encodes MNGGLPGFHNAPASRAVVVAAALFSVPFGFRGRFLDLGLSYQNVYERLSIWRLITSLFAFSSTPELIFGAALLYYFRVFERQIGSNKYAVFIVFSTMVSVLLQILALGYLKDPSINPLTSGPYGLIFASYVPFFFDIPVSMRFRIFGLSLSDKSFVYLAGLQLLCSSGRCSVVPGVSGILAGLLYRLNTFGIRRLKFPEFVTSLFSRVSWPYSSNPYQGLPTTENDANISSHQDAHAATQDPTESSIAALVSMGFDRSSAVQALVMTNYDVNLASNILLEAQALQQ
- the LOC112892253 gene encoding tubulin beta-4 chain, translating into MREILHIQGGQCGNQIGAKFWEVVCDEHGIDPTGRYTGNSDLQLERVNVYYNEASCGRFVPRAVLMDLEPGTMDSVRTGPYGQIFRPDNFVFGQSGAGNNWAKGHYTEGAELIDSVLDVVRKEAENCDCLQGFQVCHSLGGGTGSGMGTLLISKIREEYPDRMMLTFSVFPSPKVSDTVVEPYNATLSVHQLVENADECMVLDNEALYDICFRTLKLTTPSFGDLNHLISATMSGVTCCLRFPGQLNSDLRKLAVNLIPFPRLHFFMVGFAPLTSRGSQQYRALTVPELTQQMWDAKNMMCAADPRHGRYLTASAMFRGKMSTKEVDEQMINVQNKNSSYFVEWIPNNVKSSVCDIPPRGLSMASTFIGNSTSIQEMFRRVSEQFTAMFRRKAFLHWYTGEGMDEMEFTEAESNMNDLVSEYQQYQDATADEEGEYEDEEEEMHPDDM